CAGGCCTTGAACAAGCTCCCAGGTATACGGAGAGTACTCATAACTATAGTTAGAGGTCACCCCATTTTTACCAAGTGTTTCCTTGAGCCCGGGTATAGCATCCCAGTTTGTCTTAATGCCTGTTGCAATTGCTAGTTGCTTATATTTAACTGCAGCACCATTACTAACCAGAACTTCATTGGCCTCTGGATTGAAGCCCACAATCTTCTCTTTAATCCAGCGCACTCCTGATGGAATGAGATCTTTAGTTTGACGACGACTATTTTTGACGTTAAATGCACCGCCGCCCACTAGCGTCCAAGAGGGTTGGTAATAGTGCTCTTCAGAGGGCTCAATGATTGCGATATTTAGAGAGTGGTCTCTGGATTTCAGGCTAGCAGCTAAGCCTATGCCAGCAGCGCCACCGCCTGCAATTACTACGTCAAATACATTGGAACTCGAGTTTGCTGAAGTCATGCTATCTCCACCTCTATGTTTTATTAGATCTAGGTCAATAAAATAGCTTGAATTATAGTGATTGGCTATCAGGGTTTATGATTAGTCTACATTTTTATATAGTATTTATCATAAAATAAATTATTTACAGCCAACTGGACAAATACATGAAACCGATTGTTAAGGGATTTTTTGACCCGGATACCTGGACCGTAACTTATGTGGTTTATGAGAAACCGGGTTCACCATGTTTAATCATTGATTCAGTGCTTAATTATGACCATAAGTCAGGGCGTACTAAAACGAAATCAGCCGATGAAGTGATTGAGTTCGTCAAGGCTAATAACCTAGCTACAGAATGGATTTTAGAAACCCACGCACATGCAGATCATGTTTCAGCAGCACCGTATCTAAAATCGAAATTAGGCGGCAAGATTGCCATAGGTGATCATATCTCGGTGGTGCAGGGGGTATTTAAAAAAGTGTTTAATTTGGAAGAGGCATTTAAAGCGGACGGCTCTCAGTTTGATGACTTGCTTAAAGATGGGGAAGAAATTCACTTTGGAAATCTAAGCTTTAAGTCCCTCTTTGTTCCCGGTCATACGCCAGCCTGCATGGCATATCAAGTAGGTGATGCCATTTTTGTAGGCGATACCATGTTTATGCCTGACGTTGGAACTGCCCGATGTGATTTTCCAGGCGGTGATGCACACACGCTTTATAAGTCGATGCAAAGGATTTTGAGTTTTCCTGGTGCGACTAGATTATTTATGTGCCACGACTATCCGCCAAATGGGCGTCCAGTAAATTACGAAACAACAGTGACCGAGCAGAAGAAATCGAATATACATATGCATGATGGTATTACTGAGGATGAGTTTGTTCAGATGCGCAGTAAGCGTGACGCCACATTAGATATGCCGGTACTTATTTTGCCTTCGATCCAAATTAACATTCGCGCAGGTGATATGCCTCCGAAGGAAAGCAACGGGATTTCATATTTAAAGATTCCCCTTAACGCACTGTAATTTTCATGTTGAGCGAAAAAAAGCGAATTGCTGAGCTTAAGAAGATGCAGTCTTCTGCCACAAAGGCTTGCGAGTTCTTAAAAGTACTTTCAAACCCGAGTCGACTGATGTTGTTGTGTGAAATCGCTGTTGAGGAGCGGTGCGTTGGGGACCTGGAGGAATCAACCGGAATACATCAACCAACCTTATCGCAACAGCTGACAGTACTACGTACTAAAAAGTTGGTTAAGACACGCAGAGACGGTAAGCAAATTTATTATTCTCTTTCCAGTGACATAACGTTATCGGTCATGAACTTGCTCTACAGTCATTATTGTAAAAAATAAACCTGTTTTTACCGCTCTCACAATTTAGTTAACAATTGTTTTTGGCTTCCTAATGGCGGTTAGGTGTAATAAAAAGATAACAGCGAACAGCAGGCCAATAATCCAGTGGGTGCTAATTACTCCATCGCGGATTTCCTCTGGCCCGTAATAAAGCATTCCGCCGGTAATGAGAAGTGCAAATAGAAAGCCCAGTTGGCCAAAGCCACTCCACAACTGCTTTCTGGACTTATAGCCCGCCTTGATATGAAATGGCATTACTGATCCAAGAGCTAAGGTAGCCAGCATTGCAGCAATGCCATGAGCTGCGAGAATGCTATGGGTGCCAAGAGTAGATCTTTGGATCTGAAATTCATGCCCCAGAAGATACATCAGGCCAGTGATTGAACAAGCCATCATGCCGCAGATGACAAACGTTCTTTGCCAGCTGGACATCCTCCCAAGGCGGCTCATGCGACTATCCTCAGTGCTTGCGCTGAGAAATGGCTGAAGCACGGGTGATGCTCATTATTGGATAGGGCTAAAACCTTGGTGAGTGCATCAGCATAAACACACTCTTTTGCAAGAATGGAGAATGATCCAGCAATCTCCACATGAACCTCAGAAAAATTCTGGGCTAGAGGATTGATAATATGACTCTTCTGGCCATCTCTTTTTGCAAAGTAAAGACTGCTTGTGGCAATAGCCCCATCTTTCAAAGAACCAATATCAATTAACTCCCCAGATCTCTCAGGATGGCGCACTTGAATTGGGAGGGAGGTATTCCCAAATACCCGCAGGTCGCCACCAGCATTCACTGAACCGGATGCGATGCCTTCTGATATTAAGACTCTGACCGCCATATCTACTGCAAACCCCTTGGCGATTCCGCCCAGATCCAGGCAGACTGGGCGGGAAGACTGAATCAAGTCGGGCGCTAAGAAGTGCATATCTTCAACGCCACCAAGCTCATGATTAGAGAAGTTGATATGGCGGGGCAATAATCCTGCAGCAACCAGACGGTGACCGATTCCACAATTAAATAGGCCATCGGATTCAATATGAACTTCTTTCGCTATTCGGATAACTTGTGCAGTCCAAGGATGAATCTCAACTGCTTCCATGTGGGCACTTCGATTGATTTGGCTTAGCTCACTTTCAGGATCATGAAATCCCATGAGGTCATGAATATTTTGAATGGCTGCAAAAGCATTATCAACAGCCGCTTGCCCATCATCTTGATGTATGGAGATCTCTACAAAGGTGCCAAGAAGTGGTTTGCAACGAAGCATTGTTACTTTCCGAGGCTGGGTTTTGAATGGGTGTTCTTCAGGGCTAGGTCATATAAAACCGTTACCCGCTTCACTCCATCAGTAAGGTGTTTGCAAGAAAGTGTTGCGCCACCAATATTCTGAATATCTTGATTAAGCTTGATGGGGTCATTTACGGTCTTACCTACAAACTGTTTACGCCATTGCGCTTCTGCTACTTCATAACCATAAGATTCAATATATTCCAAAACTTCGATACCAGCGATGCCACCATTTGGGTTGATGGCAACGGCATAAGTAATCATTTCATGTTTTCCTATGACTTCGTCAACCACAAACCAGCTACCATCAGCTGCCCTCCAGATGCGCTCGCCCTGAAAGGGGTAACGAATGCTGGATGCGATACGCATCTTTTCTTGCAAATCATCCGTAATGATGACGGGATTCTTCGTCAGTATTTTGTTAGGGAAAAGAATTTTTAGAGCTTGCTCTGCAGAAACATAAATTTTTGCATGGGCAATGATTGGTGCGCTCATCATTGCTATGCCAATAAGAGCTAAGGGGTTGGGTTTCCAGATCATGGGGTGATATCTAGGTAATGTATTTAGGCAGTAAGTAATTCATTCGCTTCATTACAAAGTGCTTGAATTTCTGGGTTGATGCCTTGGACATTTGAGAGTTTGTCAAACATCATCAACGCTCTTTTCTTGGCTGTTTGACATTGGGTGGCTTGAAACTTCAGCAAATGAGCTAAAGCTGCAACTAATAGATTCTGAATTTCCATAATTTCTTTCGCTTAATTAAGTGGGAAGCCAACTTTGACAATGAATTCATTTACTGAGTGACTATCCCAGACGCGAGCATCTGAGCATTCGGCCTCTCCACCACCCATGCAGGAGCCGCCTGCAAGTTGATAGCGCCAAGCGCCAGTAACCCACCAGTCTTTGGCTGCGTAGTGCATATTGGGGCCTACAAAAGTGGCTCTTTGAACTTGATTGCGTAAATTGAGCTCTGAATAATCATTATGAAAGCGAGCCTCTACACCGGCTGACCATTTCGGGGCAAAGCGATAGCTAGCACCCACAAGGAAATCGAGCATCGATTCAGGAACATTGCCGTTCTCAATAAACTTTAAGCGCTCATTCGCGGCTACAACGTTACCTGCCAAAATCAATCGGTCATCAATAAAGTTCGATTGAAGTAAAAGTCTCGCCTCGATCTCATCTTTATTTCTTCCCCATGTCGGTTCTAAGTAAAGCCCTACACCCACAGGTGAAGTCACTGGATTAGTGATGCGATAAATCGCTTCTAGAGAGCCGCCTTCAATGCCACTTTTCTTATACGCTGTAGAGGGGTCATGCGAAGAAGGAACACCGTAACCGCCGGTACAGGTTGGGGTATCTCCGCATGCTTCTGGATTGGTGTAATTTTGATTTGCATTAGTGTAGTAAGAGTTGATATAGCCGGCAACTTGCAAGTCGTTAGTTAAACCGTATTCCAGTTCTGTCCTGGCAGTTAATGCATCGTAAGTTCCTGCTGCTTGCTGTTGATTGAGTTGCAGGCGCTGCTCAAACTCCAGCTTGCCCTTAGGCTGCAAATCTAAGGTGTAAATCCAGCCAAACACTCCCTCGCCTGCATGGGCTAAAGAAAAGTGAAGTGTGGCAACTAAGAAGAGGCTAAAGGCAAGAAGTCTATTAATGGTCAATTTCATGGTCCCTTGAGGTTGGTGGTTAGCAATCTAAATGAGAATGGTTCTCAATATAGCATTGGATGAGAATGATTCTCAACTAAATAAAATAACCATCACCTAAGAAGTGACGAAATCTATAGGCCTATTCTTTTTTACTTGTAAGATTTCCCCAATGAACGCTGAGTCCTTGGAAAAATTGGTTTTAATGAAGATGCCTTTTGGTAAGCACGCAGGGCGTGCCTTGGCTGACTTGCCGGGGAATTATTTGGCGTGGTTTGCTCGCGAAGGTTTTCCTAAAGGCGAGCTTGGTGAATTATTGGAATTAATGCATACCCTAGACCATAATGGTTTGCGTGGACTCTTGGCGCCAATCCAGCGGGCACACGGCCTACAAGCAAAATCTAAATTACTTTGAGCGAACAATCAGCGTAACGCGATTTCGTTCGTAAGTCACTGTTGACGATTCTGGAGGGCTACTTTGAATTGGGCTGACTTTTAACTTGGTCTGAGATTCAATTTGAGAGGCTATCTGTTTTGCAAGAGATTCATTGTGGTCATATTGAATTTGAATGCTCGCCACCTTGCCTGACTTGATGTTGTTAACGACATCATTGAGTTTATTTAGGGAGTAATCGTCAAAAAATATGGGATACCAACCACCTACGAGATTCTTTTGTCTCATGATTTCATGGGCCTCCGTCGATATGCTGCTCGTTTTATTGCCTTCACCTACGGGTAAGTGAAAGTCAATTCCTGTCTTTTGTATTAACTCTTGATAAGAGATGGGCGGGTTCATAGTTGCTTCATTGGTGTTTTCAATCCAATAGGCCCAAGCAGTATTTTTGTTGGAGTCATATACCAACTTGTATAAATGGCTGGGAATCGTTACGCGACTTTTGCCAATACTGCCGCGGTTTCCAATCGATCCCGTGAATACGTAAATGTCGCCAGCAGCTCTTTTGACATAAGCCCTCGTCGGCTCCTCGATATTCTTAGCCCAGATTCCCTGATTATTTTGCCTGGCCTGGGGCATCATATTGGCCAGTGAGAAAGATTGAGCCATTGAGCGTTCGTTACTCATGTCGCCTGCTGGGGCGTTATGACCCCTATCAAAGCCGCTTCCGCGGTAATCTGAGAGCAGAGCCCGTTCGGAGAAGGGTAGTCTGGCTTCTTCATAAAACTGATTACTTCTTCGAGGGTGTGTGGCAGAGAGCTGCTCCCGACTGAGCTTCTCAACGGCATAGATTGGCTTTTTATCCTGAGGGGAGTAGTAGATGGCAAAACTATCAAAACAAAGATCACGCCCCACTTGTGGACTTGTGGGTATTTGCTGGGCCGGGAACAGATCTTTGCATTCCTCAAAAGCCGCCTGCGCATTTAATGAGACTGAAACCGCTACAAGGGCAAGAAGGTGACGAAGAAATTTCATGGGCTCTTAGTGTATGGCCTTCGCTTTTCGAGCGCATCTCTTTTTATCTTGCGCTAGCTCCAGAGCTAATAAGAATCAGTGCCCCCTCAATGTTTTTCTGTCCATCAAAATGCATTTTTTCTTAAGGGATACTCTATTAATAGCGCTTGGCAATAAATACCGCCTTGCTACTACCCCTAGAAAATTACGGAGACGAAAGCACTAGATGTATGATTTTTTTTGGTTGAATTTTTGGCTAAAAACATAAAAAAGTCCCGTTTAAGCCAATTTTTTATAGAGTGAAATTAGTGCTTCCTAACTTCTATAAGATATTGATTTTATTGACTTATATATGCTTATGGAGATCCATATACGGGATCTCCCGGATTCCTAGATCAATAAGTTATTGATTTCCACTTCTTTATTCTTGACTTGATATAAGAAACTTCTTAGGATGACCCATGTTTTTTAGATATTGCAATGCAGCATAGAACGGTAGTCTAGTTTTTTTGAGGCCTTGCAAACAATGAATGAGTAAATGTTTAGCTAACAATTTGAGCGATATGCAGAATGCACAGTCAAGCACTTTGACTGCTAAAGAGCTGCTAGCGCACGCCATGGCTCCGGTCTATAGGGTCATCAATGGCCTACTCGTTTTAACTGTGTTCATGGTGGTTGGGTTTTGGCTTTCAGGCAACGGCACTAATGCTGGCGCTTTTGACCTTGCTCGTATCCTTGTTCCTGATGAAGCGCGTCACATGGTTTGGAGTAACGGCTTTGGGATGATCAATCAATATAAAGAGTCCAATGAAGTATCAGCTGCCCAGGCCGCTGATACTGAGATCGCCGCTGTGATCTATGGCAAGTCTAAGATTCCTGCTTCAGTTGGTTTGACTAGTGCCAAGCAGCAGACCGTGGCTTTGTTAATGCCCTCTGTGGCGCAAATGCAGGTGAAATCCATTTCTCATCTGTCTGATCGCATCCCCACATCTAAGATGGACCCTCAGGCTTTAGATAGCAACTTAATGGGCTCAATTCAGAATCAACGTGCCGTAGCTGACTTCTTTGAGAAGAAATACAGTCTCGATCGCTCAAAGATTGAAGAGTACGTTTCAAACACGATTTTGATTGCAAAAGAGGTCAACATCGACCCAGTGCTTTTGTTGGCAGTAATCTCGGTGGAATCTAATTTCAACCCAAACACTAAGAGTCACGCCGGTGCGGAAGGCCTCATGCAGGTGATGACTTCAGTACACAAAGATAAGTATGCAATCTTTGGCGGAACTTCTGAGGCCGCTAAGCCTGAAGTCAATATCCGTGTTGGCGCCTATATTTTGAAATACCTGATTGCTACGGCTGGTTCATTGCGTAATGGCCTGAAGTACTACGTTGGCGCTGCGAATGCTGAGGATGATGGCGGCTACGCGGACAAAGTGATGGCCGAAAGAAATCGCCTGATTGGGTTGTGTCAAAACCGTTCGTCTAATCGCTTGACATTGAACGGCAAGGATCTGCGCTCTTAAGTTTTTAGATCTTAAGTAGATCAAGCTATATAAAAAGCCACCCACAAGGGTGGCTTTTGTTTTGCTGCTGAATACGCGAGCCTTAGTTAACGCCGTGGAGCTCCACATCAAATACTAGGGTGGCATTTGGAGGAATAACACCCCCTGCACCGCGAGGGCCATAGCCCATCTCAGAAGGAATGATGAGGGTGCGTTTGCCACCAATTTTCATACCAGCCACGCCTTCATCCCAGCCTTTGATGACATGTCCAGCACCCAAAGGGAAACTAAAGAGTTGCCCGCGATCTAAGGAGCTATCAAACTTTTGACCTTTGTGATCAGTAGCCTTCTCGTCATAAAGCCAGCCGGTGTAATGCACGTCTACATGATTACCTGGTGCAGCTTCTTTTCCGTCGCCCACAACAGTATCGATTTTTTTGAGTTCACTCATGATGTTTTCCTATTTCACACAAATTGATTGGCTAGTATATTCTGAGCTCTGTAAATCTCTTCGGTAATGATGTTTTAGCTCAAACGTATGACAAATTATTGGCCAAATTCTGCATATAACACTCTGACAATCAGTTCTGATGATCAGTTGTTGGTGACAGATGACTTTTTGCGTACTTATATGCAGAGGCCTGAGCTCAAGCTGGTTCCTGAATCCTGCGCTATCGAACGTTCACTTCACCAGCGTTTAACTGACAACCCTCGTGCAGATGTTACTGATGATGAAATCTCGGCGATGGCTGATGAGGATATTCAGGAGAACTATCGGGTTTGGCTGCGCTACCGAAAGCGTTTATTAGCGGCCAGCTCCCTAGAGAACTTTTATATGAGTTTATTTAAAGGCGAGGGCGTGGACGTACCACCTTTATTTATTGCTCAACTCGCCCAAATTTTCATTAGACATATTCTGGGTAATGATTCGCATCCATTGGAAGTGCGAATGGGAGAACTTTTTTTCAGAACTCAAAAGATTACCGTTATTGATGATGGCATCGTCATGGGGGCGGACGATGAGGTGGTTGCTCGCAACGCCCAAGCCAGTGATACGGGAAACATCATGGATTTGCTCAAAGGCAGGTCAATGACGATGCGTTCAGCCGATCTGGATGTACTGCATGAAGACAACGCTGATACCTATTGGTCTCGCAACGAAGATTTTGATTTAGCAGTTCAGTTAAATTTTGGGCATGAGCCTATTAATCATTTTTGTCGCGTCTTAGAGAAATGGATAAAACATTTCCTCGGAGTTAGTGTGCGCATTACCCCCATGCAGCAAATTACCGATCCTAAGTGGTCATGGCATGTTGGCTTAGATGCAGTTGCTACTGAAATACTCAATAAGCTTTACAACCAAGAATTGGTTGAGGCAGATGAATTGCAGAAAGTGATTTGTTTATTTCGCCTAGACTTTATCGATGAGGCTGCTGTTGCTAAGGCCCAGGCTGGTAAGCCGGTATATATGGCTATTGCCATGAACGACCAGCATCAGCTGAAGTTAAAGCCACAAAACCTTTTGTTTAACTTGCCGCTAGCTAAAGCCTCTTAGGTCATCACTCGCGGTTGTCTCCGTTGCTGAGCAAGCCAGAAAATCGCAAGACCGCTTACTACAACGGGGATGAGTGATCCCCAATTGAGGATGCTCCAACCATGTGAGGTGACTAGGGCGCCTGACCCAAAAGAAGTGAAGGCCATAGTTCCGAAGACGAAGAAATTAATGGCAGCCTGTGCTTTGTCCCGCTCATTGGGTTGATAGGCAGTCATCGCCAAAGAGGTGGCGCCAGTAAATAAAAAGTTCCAGCCAACGCCGAGTAAAAATAAAGCGATAAAGAATTGATGGAGATCGGTTCCGGTAAGAGCGATTGCAATGCAGATGAAGTTCAGAAACACCCCGGTCCCCATTATCTTTAATACCCCATATCGTTGGATGAGTGATCCTGTAAAAAATCCAGGAGCAAACATGCCAATCACATGCCACTCCAGTACTAAAGCGGTGTCCGAAAATGGTAGCCCACAGATTTGCATTGCCAAAGGTGTGGCGGCCATGAGTAGATTCATAACCCCATACCCTAATGCTGCACCAATGATGGCAACCATAAAGACGGGTTGCTGGAGGATGACTTTTAAAGGGCGTCCATCGGTAAGTGCATGCTGCGCCTTGAGTTCTTGTGGAAAGCGAATGAACTGCATCACGAAGATGCCAATGAACCCGGCAATGGATAGAGTGAGATATGCCCCCAGAAAGGCGGTATCAAATAGATCTCGCGTCCAGGAGGCTAGATTGGGTCCAATGACTGCACCAAGAATGCCACCAGCAAGTACCCAAGAGATCGCCTTATCGCGTTGACTCTGGTCTGTCAGTTCTGCTGCAGCAAAGCGGTAGAGCTGCCCATTGGCGCTGTAATAACCCGCAATAAAGGTCCCCAAGACTAAAAGCCAAAAGTTTCTTGTAATGGCGGCGTACGCGCATAGAAGTGCTGAGAGCATTGCTACTAGCAAGCCTAGCTGGAAAGAGACTCTGCGCCCAAAGTAGTTTTGAGATTTGGCCACAATGGAGGTGGAAAAGGCGCCCCCGACAACATAGCCCATGACGGGTAGGGTGGCCATCCAGCTGGCTGGTGCTAGGCTAAGCCCTACCAACCCGTTGATAGCGATAAACGTCACGTTATTGGTGAGGAATAGTCCCTGACAAATGATCAGCAGCACCAGGTTTTTGTTGAGTAAAGGATGTTTGCGGGTCATAGCTTGCAGTGTACGGCGAATTTAGAGCCTCTGCAGCCTTGGTGGATTCCCTTAAATTGCCCTTTATCGGGCGCTTTAAGGTGCAAAACCGGCATTTTTGCCAAGTCCGATGATTTAAAATGGAGCTCTCGCCTCATTGGCAAAAGGTGCGCTAAAAGCGACTTGCAAAATGTGGATTTGAGGGCGGCAGGGTAAAAACCTGACTCTGTAATTTTTCAATATTGAGGAAACATTCATGGCTTCAGAGAAATCAAAGATTATTTATACGCTGACAGATGAGGCGCCACTTTTGGCCACTCGTGCATTTCTGCCAATTATTCGTACTTTTGCAGCTCCTGCTGGCGTGGAGATCGTGACGAGTGATATTTCAGTTGCAGCGCGTATCTTGGCTGAGTTTCCTGATTGCCTGACGCCTGAGCAGCAAGTTCCGAATAACTTGGCTGAGCTAGGCAAAATGACCTTATTGCCCGATACCAACATCATTAAGTTGCCCAATATCAGCGCCTCTGTGCCCCAGCTGCTCGCCGCCATTAAAGAGCTACAAACTAAAGGCTACAAGATTCCTGATTTTCCTGAAGATCCAAAAACAGATGAAGAAAAATCCATTCGGACCCGTTATTCCAAATGCTTGGGTAGCTCAGTAAACCCAGTATTGCGCGAGGGTAATTCCGACCGCCGCGCTCCTCCCGCTGTAAAACGTTACGCCCGCAAGAATCCACACTCAATGGGGGAGTGGAGTCAGGCGTCGCGCACCCACGTTTCTCATATGCATGGGGGTGATTTTTACGCTGGTGAGAAGTCGATGACGATGACTAAGGCCTGTGATGTGAAGATGGACTTGGTGACGAAGAGTGGCAAGACTATTGTTCTCAAACCCAAAGTCTCTTTATTGGCTGGCGAAATTATCGACAGTATGTACATGAGCAAAAAAGCATTGTGCGAGTTCTACGAGAAAGAAATCGAAGACGCTTATAAGACCGGCATGATGCTTTCCTTGCATGTCAAGGCAACGATGATGAAGGTTTCCCATCCAATTGTGTTTGGTCATGCGGTAAAGATTTTCTATAAAGACGCTTTTGCAAAGCACGCTAAGCTATTTGAAGAGCTGGGCGTGAATGCCAATAACGGAATGAGCAGTCTGTATGAAAAGATCAAAGCCTTGCCAGAATCTAAGCGCGAAGAAATCATTCAAGATCTGCATGCCTGCCACGAACATCGTCCAGCATTAGCGATGGTGGATTCTGCTAAAGGTATTACTAACCTCCATTCTCCAAGCGATGTGATCGTTGATGCTTCTATGCCGGCAATGATCCGTGTAGGCGGCAAGATGTGGGGTGCTGATGGTCGTTTGCATGATACGAAGGCGGTCATTCCTGAAAGTACCTTTGCCCGTATTTATCAAGAAATGATCAATTTCTGTAAGACGCACGGTAACTTTGATCCAACAACGATGGGTACAGTACCGAACGTCGGTTTGATGGCTCAACAGGCTGAAGAGTACGGTTCACATGACAAGACCTTTGAAATTCCTGAGGCTGGTGTGGCCCGTATCGTTGCTGATGATGGCACTGTATTGCTTGAGCAACATGTGGAAGAGGGCGATATCTGGCGTATGTGTCAGTGTAAAGATGCGCCAATTCGTGACTGGGTGAAGTTGGCTGTGAATCGCGCGCGTCTTTCCAATACTCCAGCAGTATTTTGGCTCGATGAGTACCGTCCACACGAAGCTGAATTAATTAAGAAGGTAAATACCTATCTCAAAGACTACGATCTGAAGGGTGTAGATATTCAGATCATGTCTCAGACACGTGCAATGCGTTACACCTTAGAGCGCGTGATTCGTGGCAAGGACACCATTTCTGTGACCGGTAATATCTTGCGTGACTACCTCACGGACTTATTTCCAATTATGGAGTTAGGTACTAGTGCGAAGATGTTATCCATCGTGCCTTTGATGGCTGGTGGCGGTCTGTTTGAAACGGGCGCGGGTGGTTCAGCCCCTAAACACGTTCAACAGTTGGTAGAAGAAAACCATTTACGTTGGGATTCACTTGGTGAGTTCATGGCTTTAGCCGTATCTCTTGAGGATATCGGTGATAAGACTGGCAACAATAAGGTGAAAATCTTAGCTCGCACTTTGGATGATGCGACTGGTAAGCTGTTAGATAACAATAAGTCACCTTCACCGCGCACTGGCGAGTTGGATAACCGTGGTAGCCAGTTCTACTTAGCAATGTACTGGGCTGAAGCGTTAGCCGCTCAAACGGAAGATAAAGAATTACAAGCGCACTTTGCTCCTTTGGCAAAATCTTTGATTGAGAATGAGCAAAAGATTGCAGCCGAACTCAAAGCGGTGCAAGGTAAGCCAGCAGATATTGGTGGTTACTTTATGCCTGATTCTGAGAAGTTTGAAGCAGTAATGCGTCCTAGTGCTACCTTGAATGCAGCTTTAAAGGCAGCAAACGCGTAATAGGTGTAAGCGATAAGTACCTAATTTTTTAGATTAGGTTTAGCATTCAAAGGCAAACTTTCGGGTTTGCCTTTTTTCATTTGCCTCACCTATTTTTTTTATGTCTAAACCAAAAGACCTGGTTGAATTGAGTTATCTGAGTGAAGCTCTCTCGGATATGTCTTTTCTTGGCTTAATGCGCTTGCTCGAGTCGGCGCGCGCGTTTAATCAAAAACATAGTGTTACCGGCATTCTCTTTTACGATAACCAGCAGTTTGCTCAGGTGATTGAAGGTGAGCGTGCCAATATTATGAAGGTATGGAAGAGAATCCAGGATGATAAACGGCATCATCGTATTGAATTATTAGAGATTAAAGAAATTTCCAATAGAAGCTATCCAGATTGGCTACTCCGCTTTTATGGCGGCGAATCTTTAGTTAGAGACTACCCAGACTTGGCTGAAATGGTTGGCGGCATGGATAAATATAATCTCGCTTTGATGAACCAGATGCGGGCAAGTCAGTTTTAAGCAAGAAATTACCATCGGTAGCAAAATGGGTTGATTACATTCCTTAGGGGCGCGTTATGGGTTTTACCGATAAGACCATCCTTGCTAGCGATATCACTCCAAAAGCGGTTTTTGAAAACCGTAGGACCATTATCAAAACTGCGGCTGCAGGGGGTTTTGGAATGGCGCTGGCTCCATGGTTCTCTAGAGAAGCCCTTGCCGCAAACCCAGAAAGGCTGGCAGCCACCCTAAACCCTGCTTTTGCAGATAAAGACGGTCTAACCCCGCTTAAGTTTGTCACCGGCTATAACAACTTTTATGAATTCGGTACGGATAAGGCGGATCCAGCTGCGCATGCTGATAGCTTGCAAACTCGTCCCTGGACAATATCGATTGAGGGTTTGGTCAAAAAACCAATAACACTGGATATTGATGCACTCCTTAAATTAGCACCAATGGAAGAGCGCATTTACCGGATGCGCTGTGTTGAAGGTTGGTCTATGGTGATTCCTTGGGATGGCTACTCACT
This is a stretch of genomic DNA from Polynucleobacter sp. JS-JIR-II-b4. It encodes these proteins:
- a CDS encoding transglycosylase SLT domain-containing protein — translated: MSKCLANNLSDMQNAQSSTLTAKELLAHAMAPVYRVINGLLVLTVFMVVGFWLSGNGTNAGAFDLARILVPDEARHMVWSNGFGMINQYKESNEVSAAQAADTEIAAVIYGKSKIPASVGLTSAKQQTVALLMPSVAQMQVKSISHLSDRIPTSKMDPQALDSNLMGSIQNQRAVADFFEKKYSLDRSKIEEYVSNTILIAKEVNIDPVLLLAVISVESNFNPNTKSHAGAEGLMQVMTSVHKDKYAIFGGTSEAAKPEVNIRVGAYILKYLIATAGSLRNGLKYYVGAANAEDDGGYADKVMAERNRLIGLCQNRSSNRLTLNGKDLRS
- a CDS encoding FKBP-type peptidyl-prolyl cis-trans isomerase; translated protein: MSELKKIDTVVGDGKEAAPGNHVDVHYTGWLYDEKATDHKGQKFDSSLDRGQLFSFPLGAGHVIKGWDEGVAGMKIGGKRTLIIPSEMGYGPRGAGGVIPPNATLVFDVELHGVN
- a CDS encoding DUF6352 family protein; this encodes MTNYWPNSAYNTLTISSDDQLLVTDDFLRTYMQRPELKLVPESCAIERSLHQRLTDNPRADVTDDEISAMADEDIQENYRVWLRYRKRLLAASSLENFYMSLFKGEGVDVPPLFIAQLAQIFIRHILGNDSHPLEVRMGELFFRTQKITVIDDGIVMGADDEVVARNAQASDTGNIMDLLKGRSMTMRSADLDVLHEDNADTYWSRNEDFDLAVQLNFGHEPINHFCRVLEKWIKHFLGVSVRITPMQQITDPKWSWHVGLDAVATEILNKLYNQELVEADELQKVICLFRLDFIDEAAVAKAQAGKPVYMAIAMNDQHQLKLKPQNLLFNLPLAKAS
- a CDS encoding MFS transporter — translated: MTRKHPLLNKNLVLLIICQGLFLTNNVTFIAINGLVGLSLAPASWMATLPVMGYVVGGAFSTSIVAKSQNYFGRRVSFQLGLLVAMLSALLCAYAAITRNFWLLVLGTFIAGYYSANGQLYRFAAAELTDQSQRDKAISWVLAGGILGAVIGPNLASWTRDLFDTAFLGAYLTLSIAGFIGIFVMQFIRFPQELKAQHALTDGRPLKVILQQPVFMVAIIGAALGYGVMNLLMAATPLAMQICGLPFSDTALVLEWHVIGMFAPGFFTGSLIQRYGVLKIMGTGVFLNFICIAIALTGTDLHQFFIALFLLGVGWNFLFTGATSLAMTAYQPNERDKAQAAINFFVFGTMAFTSFGSGALVTSHGWSILNWGSLIPVVVSGLAIFWLAQQRRQPRVMT
- a CDS encoding NADP-dependent isocitrate dehydrogenase is translated as MASEKSKIIYTLTDEAPLLATRAFLPIIRTFAAPAGVEIVTSDISVAARILAEFPDCLTPEQQVPNNLAELGKMTLLPDTNIIKLPNISASVPQLLAAIKELQTKGYKIPDFPEDPKTDEEKSIRTRYSKCLGSSVNPVLREGNSDRRAPPAVKRYARKNPHSMGEWSQASRTHVSHMHGGDFYAGEKSMTMTKACDVKMDLVTKSGKTIVLKPKVSLLAGEIIDSMYMSKKALCEFYEKEIEDAYKTGMMLSLHVKATMMKVSHPIVFGHAVKIFYKDAFAKHAKLFEELGVNANNGMSSLYEKIKALPESKREEIIQDLHACHEHRPALAMVDSAKGITNLHSPSDVIVDASMPAMIRVGGKMWGADGRLHDTKAVIPESTFARIYQEMINFCKTHGNFDPTTMGTVPNVGLMAQQAEEYGSHDKTFEIPEAGVARIVADDGTVLLEQHVEEGDIWRMCQCKDAPIRDWVKLAVNRARLSNTPAVFWLDEYRPHEAELIKKVNTYLKDYDLKGVDIQIMSQTRAMRYTLERVIRGKDTISVTGNILRDYLTDLFPIMELGTSAKMLSIVPLMAGGGLFETGAGGSAPKHVQQLVEENHLRWDSLGEFMALAVSLEDIGDKTGNNKVKILARTLDDATGKLLDNNKSPSPRTGELDNRGSQFYLAMYWAEALAAQTEDKELQAHFAPLAKSLIENEQKIAAELKAVQGKPADIGGYFMPDSEKFEAVMRPSATLNAALKAANA